The following are encoded in a window of Podospora pseudoanserina strain CBS 124.78 chromosome 6, whole genome shotgun sequence genomic DNA:
- a CDS encoding hypothetical protein (EggNog:ENOG503P0Z1; COG:S), whose protein sequence is MAPLSSSTVLVATLLATTTLAQSNVRVWSSVAWILYGDRTPLLSDNPTLTPLGAQQLKAQGAALRTRYLWKSSPDDDDDDDIDSNGLDDIAPIHGIEQYTINNRQLRAMSTTDTYNIASALAFFQGLYPPTTIKPSNSTGGAIAATLADGTTMTYPLDGYQYPQIQTLSRLFNPESIYLDGSSHCPSFLQSMASFPSEETPSSNLSTSSSFYASLYPRIFNSSSLPLDQLDFLQAYNIYDYAAYHHLHNPLLSPLFAEGELPRLRSLASSEIRSRHGNLSLPIRTIAGRTLASYTKSLLVDNIRSAGSTSKLNLLFSSFEPFVAFFALSSLDAGASRELFRELPYPGAVMLFELFSTVNTTKGRDGEEEYPEVKDLKVRFLYRNSSASEARLRVYSLFETG, encoded by the coding sequence ATGgcccccctctcttcctcgacgGTCCTCGTCGCCACTCTCCTGGCAACAACCACCCTTGCGCAATCCAACGTGCGAGTCTGGTCCTCCGTCGCTTGGATCCTCTACGGTGACCGCACCCCTTTGCTGTCAGacaacccaaccctcacccccctcggcGCGCAACAGCTCAAAGCCCAAGGCGCCGCCCTGCGAACCCGTTACCTTTGGAAATCCTCccctgacgacgacgacgatgatgacatCGATAGTAACGGCCTCGACGACATCGCCCCCATCCACGGAATAGAGCAatacaccatcaacaaccgcCAGCTCAGAGCCATGTCCACCACCGACACCTATAACATCGCctcagccttggccttcttccaaGGCCTctacccccccaccaccatcaaaccCTCCAACTCCACCGGCGGTGCCATCGCCGCCACCCTAGCAGACGGAACAACAATGACCTACCCCCTCGACGGCTACCAATACCCCCAAATTCAAaccctctcccgcctcttcAACCCAGAGTCCATCTACCTCGACGGCTCCTCCCACTGCCCTTCCTTTTTGCAGTCCATGGCCAGTTTTCCAAGCGAAGAAACCCCCTcgtccaacctctccacctcgtcctcctttTACGCAAGCCTCTACCCCCGCATCTTCAACTCTTCCTCCCTGCCCTTGGACCAGCTCGACTTTCTACAGGCCTACAACATCTACGACTACGCCGCctatcaccaccttcacaACCCGTTGCTGTCTCCCCTTTTTGCCGAAGGTGAACTCCCCCGCCTCCGCTCCCTGGCCTCGAGCGAAATCCGCTCCCGCCACGggaacctctccctccccatcaggACCATCGCCGGGCGCACCTTGGCAAGCTACACAAAATCCCTGCTGGTAGACAACATCCGTTCGGCGGGTTCCACCAGcaagctcaacctcctcttttcGTCATTCGAGCCCTTTGTTGCGTTTTTTGCGCTGTCGAGTCTGGATGCAGGCGCGAGCAGGGAGCTGTTTCGTGAGCTCCCTTACCCGGGGGCGGTGATGCTTTTTGAGCTCTTCAGCACGGTGAATACGAccaaggggagggatggggaggaggagtaccCCGAGGTTAAGGACCTGAAGGTGAGGTTTCTGTATAGGAATTCCAGTGCGAGcgaggcgaggttgagggttTATAGTTTGTTTGAGACGGGGTGA
- a CDS encoding hypothetical protein (COG:C; MEROPS:MER0192051; EggNog:ENOG503NX6K), with the protein MSSDTQSIPKGKGSETLNGGFKPQGNMVAVVPPKPEDLQRSYATVVDANANPKGWYGSMVNGIGTLIGTLGAVPCCVCCPNPYKSVGQGHVGLVTKFGKFYKAVDPGLVKVNPLSENLIQVDVKIQIVEVPKQVCMTKDNVSVHLTSVIYYHIVAPHKAAFGITNVRQALIERTQTTLRHVVGARVLQDVIERREELAQSIGEIIEDVAAGWGVQVESMLIKDIIFSNELQESLSMAAQSKRIGESKIIAAKAEVEAAKLMRQAADILSSAPAMQIRYLEAMQAMAKSANSKVIFLPAANQTMPSTQQFENSLAGGSGNKNYNTFDEGSSSTDPGFQQAINARIIENI; encoded by the exons ATGTCCAGCGACACTCAGAGCATccccaagggcaagggctCAGAGACACTCAATGGCGGTTTCAAGCCTCAGGGCAACATGGTAGCTGTGGTTCCTCCCAAGCCTGAGGATTTGCAGAGAAGCTATGCCACGGTCGTCGACGCAAATGCTAACCCCAAGGGCTGGTATGGCAGCATGG TTAACGGCATCGGTACTCTCATCGGCACCCTCGGTGCAGTCCCATGCTGCGTCTGCTGCCCCAACCCATACAAATCCGTCGGCCAAGGCCACGTCGGTCTCGTCACCAAGTTCGGCAAGTTCTACAAGGCTGTCGACCCCGgtctcgtcaaagtcaacCCCTTGTCCGAGAACCTCATCCAAGTCGACGTCAAGATCCAGATCGTCGAAGTCCCCAAGCAAGTCTGCATGACCAAAGACAACGTCAGTGTCCACCTCACCTCGGTCATCTACTACCACATCGTAGCCCCCCACAAGGCTGCCTTCGGCATCACCAACGTCCGCCAAGCCCTCATCGAGCGcacccaaaccaccctccGCCACGTCGTCGGCGCCCGCGTCCTCCAAGACGTCATCGAGCGCCGCGAGGAACTCGCCCAGTCAATCGGGGAAATCATCGAAGACGTCGCCGCCGGCTGGGGTGTCCAGGTGGAGAGCATGCTCATCAAGGACATCATCTTCAGCAACGAACTCCAGGAATCTCTTTCCATGGCCGCCCAGTCCAAGAGGATCGGTGAAAGCAAGATCATTGCCGCCAAGGCAGAGGTCGAGGCTGCCAAGCTGATGAGGCAGGCGGCTGATATCTTGTCTTCCGCCCCTGCCATGCAGATTCGCTACCTGGAGGCGATGCAGGCCATGGCCAAGAGTGCGAACAGCAAGGTTATTTTCTTGCCTGCTGCTAATCAGACTATGCCGAGCACCCAACAATTCGAGAATTCGCTGGCTGGGGGGTCGGGAAACAAGAACTACAACACTTTTGACGaggggagcagcagcactgaTCCCGGCTTTCAGCAGGCGATTAATGCCCGGATTATTGAGAATATCTGA
- a CDS encoding hypothetical protein (EggNog:ENOG503P638) produces MHLKLPVLRYLVHDPIIMINFLLTLVLLTTVMAINIGHLPTIPHISHTPRAVDNTTDVNNANIDKFLFHPRPVQCGEANLLLVGIPPYHPIVKAGGFDPKMIEAILANDTNLLVNSGYNVRMVLFGPEQPLSVLEAQFADIDCWDGTGVGFGERGTTDVGLTERFEDTIHYFRKRAPNGPIMFNSSPTTFLPTLKRHFPIAGGADCAKEGKPGKLLVSWTGVDDDL; encoded by the coding sequence ATGCACCTAAAGCTTCCAGTCCTTCGCTATTTGGTCCACGACCCAATCATCATGatcaacttcctcctcaccctggTCCTCCTGACCACAGTCAtggccatcaacatcggCCACCTCCCGACCATCCCCCACATCAGCCATACCCCCCGCGCCGtggacaacaccaccgatgtcaacaacgccaacatcgacaaattcctcttccacccccgccccGTCCAATGCGGCgaagccaacctcctcctggtCGGCATCCCCCCTTACCACCCCATCGTCAAAGCCGGCGGATTCGACCCCAAAATGATCGAAGCCATCCTCGCAAACGACACCAATCTCCTCGTCAACTCCGGCTACAACGTCCGTATGGTCCTCTTTGGTCCCGAGCAGCCCCTTTCTGTGCTGGAGGCGCAATTTGCGGATATTGACTGCTGGGATGGCACCGGAGTTGGCTTCGGGGAGCGCGGGACTACGGATGTGGGTCTGACAGAGAGGTTCGAGGATACCATTCACTACTTCCGCAAGAGAGCTCCCAACGGGCCGATCATGTTTAATTCTTCGCCTACGACGTTTTTGCCGACGCTCAAGAGACATTTCCCTATTGCGGGGGGAGCGGATTGTGCCAAGGAGGGGAAGCCGGGGAAGCTTTTGGTGAGTTGGACgggagttgatgatgatttgtgA
- a CDS encoding hypothetical protein (EggNog:ENOG503P0Z1; COG:S), with amino-acid sequence MGGVEGEMGPAAAGAVGAAVTVGVLGLVTGLAMWLGGVRFCAVGKGDGLKGGFKGDRKGEDQDVEYGGRGQKKERVGSWELRNGKKVVEGVGEGVEETGTGARVEVPDRSHLRTVGGRWEEDDDDRLSLYGREPVKVREF; translated from the coding sequence ATGGGCGGAGTGGAAGGGGAGATGggtcctgctgctgcggggGCGGTTGGGGCGGCGGTCAcggttggggttttggggttggtgacggggttggcgatgtggttggggggggtgaggttttgtgctgttgggaagggggatgggttgaagggggggttCAAGGGGGATAGGAAGGGTGAGGATCAGGATGTGGAGTACGGCGGACGggggcagaagaaggagagggtggggagttGGGAATTGAGGaatgggaagaaggtggtggagggggttggtgagggggtggaggaaacggggacgggggcgagggtggaggtgcctGATCGGAGTCATTTACGGACtgtgggggggagatgggaagaggatgatgatgatcggTTGAGTTTGTATGGGCGGGAGCCGGTGAAGGTGCGGGAGTTTTAG
- the PRP43 gene encoding DEAH-box ATP-dependent RNA helicase prp43 (EggNog:ENOG503NVMW; COG:A) yields the protein MCLPNKKLRQPCGRHRQGKASANSEIPAIPSVLCRISHPISALTPLTFGMADQKGTKRSSVESDAQDSKRIKTDDKPNPYLAHLNMDGANDFKSPLDEMERHNTTALQAAKAEDSDINPWTGKPHSENYFKILKTRRDLPVSKQREEFLELYHKTQILVFVGETGSGKTTQIPQYVLYDEMPHQTGKLIACTQPRRVAAMSVAQRVANELDVELGQEVGYSIRFENRTGPKTLLKYMTDGQLLREAMHDPNMNRYSCIILDEAHERTLATDILMALLKEIAHRRSDLKIIVMSATLDAQKFQSYFSLRKEDPPAPLLAVPGRTHPVEIFYTPEPERDYVEAAVRTVLQIHAVEPEGDILLFLTGEEEIEDACRRISLEVDDMVRESDAGPLAIYPLYGTLPPHQQQKIFDKAPEPFRKGGRPGRKCIVATNIAETSLTIDGIVYVVDPGFSKQKIYNPRSRVESLLVSPISKASAQQRAGRAGRTRPGKCFRLYTEKAFKKELIEQTYPEILRSNLSNTILELKKLGVEDLVHFDFMDPPAPETMMRALEELNYLACLDDDGGLTKLGSLASEFPLDPALAVMLISSPEFYCSNEILSITSLLSVPQIWIRPNNNRKRADEMKAQFAHPDGDHLTLLNAYHAYKGAEQNGEDVKKWCHEHFLSFRHLSSADNVRAQLKRIMETHEIELVSTPFNNKDYYTNIRRALLAGFFMQVAMRESSNSKIYKTVKDDQMVMIHPSTVVSSPYDWVVYNEFVLTTKQYIRTVTNVRPEWLLEIAPVYYDVDTFEKGEIKSALVRLTEKVKREAGYEGGY from the exons ATGTGCTTGCCAAACAAAAAGTTGCGGCAGCCTTGTGGACGGCATCGACAGGGCAAGGCAAGCGCAAACAGTGAAATCCCCGCCATTCCATCTGTCTTGTGCAGAATCTCTCACCCCATCTCTGCACTCACTCCTCTCACCTTCGGAATGGCCGATCAAAAGGGCACGAAGCGATCGAGCGTGGAAAGCGACGCCCAGGACTCGAAGCGCATCAAGACCGACGACAAGCCCAACCCATATCTCGCCCATCTCAACATGGACGGCGCCAACGACTTCAAGTCGCCTCTCGACGAGATGGAGcgccacaacaccaccgcccttcAGGCCGCGAAGGCTGAGGACTCGGACATCAACCCCTGGACCGGCAAGCCGCACTCGGAGAACTACTTCAAGATCCTCAAGACTCGTCGCGACCTGCCCGTCTCTAAGCAGCGCGAAGAGTTCCTCGAGCTCTACCACAAGACCCAGATTCTCGTCTTCGTCGGTGAGACTGGTTCCGGCAAAACCACACAGATCCCTCAGTATGTTCTTTACGACGAAATGCCACACCAGACCGGCAAGCTCATTGCTTGCACGCAGCCTCGTCGTGTCGCCGCCATGTCGGTCGCCCAGCGTGTCGCAAACGAACTCGATGTTGAACTGGGTCAGGAAGTCGGTTACAGCATCCGTTTCGAGAACAGGACCGGCCCCAAGACTCTCCTCAAGTACATGACGGATGGTCAGCTGCTGCGCGAGGCCATGCACGATCCCAACATGAACCGGTACAGCTGCATCATTCTCGATGAAGCTCACGAACGTACGCTCGCCACCGATATCCTGATGGCCCTCCTCAAGGAGATCGCCCACAGAAGAAGCGACCTGAAGATCATTGTCATGTCTGCCACGCTCGATGCGCAAAAGTTCCAGTCCTACTTCAGCTTGCGGAAGGAGGACCCTCCCGCCCCTTTGCTCGCCGTTCCCGGTCGCACACACCCTGTCGAGATCTTTTACACCCCCGAACCCGAGCGAGATTACGTCGAGGCCGCCGTCAGGACAGTTCTTCAGATTCATGCGGTTGAGCCCGAGGGTGACATCCTGCTCTTCCTGACGGGTGaagaggagattgaggatgCCTGCCGCCGGATCagtttggaggtggatgatatGGTCAGAGAATCAGACGCTGGTCCGCTGGCCATCTACCCTCTTTACGGTACTTTgccaccacatcaacaacaaaagatcTTCGACAAGGCCCCCGAGCCATTCCGGAAGGGGGGTCGTCCCGGCCGCAAGTGCATCGTGGCGACCAACATCGCCGAAACCTCGTTGACGATCGACGGTATCGTCTATGTCGTGGACCCTGGGTTCAGCAAGCAAAAGATCTACAACCCTCGCTCTCGTGTGGAATCGCTCTTGGTTTCTCCCATCTCCAAGGCCTCGGCCCAACAGAGAGCCGGTCGTGCCGGTCGTACCAGGCCGGGCAAGTGCTTCCGTCTCTACACCGAGAAGGCCTTTAAGAAAGAGCTTATTGAGCAGACTTATCCTGAAATTCTCCGGTCTAACCTTTCCAACACCATTCTTGAACTCAAGAAGCTTGGTGTCGAAGATTTGGTGCACTTTGACTTCATGGACCCACCAGCCCCGGAGACCATGATGCGCGCCCTCGAGGAACTCAACTACCTTGCCTGTCtcgatgatgacggtggtCTCACTAAGCTTGGGAGCTTGGCGTCTGAGTTCCCCTTGGATCCCGCTCTGGCCGTCATGCTCATCTCTTCTCCCGAGTTCTACTGCTCCAACGAgatcctctccatcacctcGTTGTTGTCGGTACCTCAAATATGGATCcgtcccaacaacaaccgcaagCGTGCCGACGAGATGAAGGCCCAGTTTGCCCACCCCGACGGCGACCACCTGACGCTTCTCAACGCCTACCACGCCTACAAGGGCGCCGAGCAAAACGGCGAGGACGTCAAGAAGTGGTGCCACGAGCACTTTTTGTCGTTCCGTCACCTGTCCTCTGCCGACAATGTCCGGGCTCAGCTCAAGCGCATCATGGAGACGCACGAGATTGAGCTCGTGTCGACGCCGTTCAACAACAAGGACTATTATACCAACATTCGGCGGGCGCTGCTGGCGGGGTTTTTTATGCAGGTCGCCATGAGGGAGAGCTCGAATAGCAAGATTTACAAGACGGTAAAGGACGACCAGATGGTGATGATTCATCCGAGCACGGTGGTGTCGAGCCCGTATGATTGGGTGGTGTACAATGAGTTTGTGCTCACGACGAAGCAGTATATCCGGACGGTGACGAATGTTAGGCCCGAGTGGCTTCTT GAAATTGCGCCGGTTTATTATGATGTTGATACttttgagaagggggagatcaAGTCTGCGCTGGTGAGGTTAAcggagaaggtgaagagggaggcagGCTATGAAGGGGGGTATTGA
- a CDS encoding hypothetical protein (EggNog:ENOG503PDYT), with amino-acid sequence MAAIGPLTTTFSAPSSCATVLSNFYEVFEGDKESSYVQGPLFPTHKDCFPSGYDPEPTKYYSPGFCPQEYTAACSSVRTSSTVTETAIACCPNYGVEYTCATESKPESGCTTVWQGGAGELKPIVIKNSTIASTATVTLRGGAISAYAVQIRFQASDLSNAVSPSRTAAIPPATNVLLPPDNTSSSSTGLSSTAIIGIAVGGGLGFFIIFSSLCLWCYMRRRRKQYAPQQKPPQPGSGAPSRYSTRSRPHHTFYDDTNSQHTAPTPSYRSQRSHRSSSRMHHNTIPEHAEAPPVPPKEKSVPYRAIPPPYELSEEPSPRLGGGYGKRSQSLLHSPGSVRTYESKKSHGRGDSGVMYGVGIQVPIGTRAPAELEAEVPVERERAASPESGMTGWTGVTQATGSSGGLTDTRLGRGAASPLGWL; translated from the exons ATGGCGGCCATCGGTCCGTTGACCACGACCTTCTCGGCTCCGTCGAGTTGTGCGACGGTTCTTTCCAACTTTTACGAGGTTTTTGAGGGGGATAAGGAGTCGAGTTATGTTCAGGGGCCGCTATTCCCAACACATAAAGACTGTTTCCCGAGTGGTTATGATCCAGAACCGACAAAATACTACTCGCCTGGGTTCTGCCCGCAGGAGTATACAGCTGCATGCTCGAGTGTTCGCACATCAAGCACCGTGACGGAAACCGCCATTGCCTGCTGTCCAAA CTATGGTGTCGAATACACCTGCGCAACCGAATCAAAGCCGGAATCAGGATGCACCACGGTCTGGCaaggcggcgccggcgaacTCAAGCCAATCGTCATCAAAAActccaccatcgccagcacTGCAACCGTCACCCTCAGAGGAGGTGCGATATCAGCCTATGCAGTTCAGATCCGCTTCCAAGCCTCTGATCTCTCC AACGCCGTCAGCCCCTCCCGAACAGCAGCCATCCCCCCCGCAACcaacgtcctcctccccccagacAATACCAGTTCCTCGTCCACCGGCCTAAGCTCAACAGCCATAATCGGCATCGccgtcggcggcggcctgGGGTTTTTCATCATTTTTTCCTCGCTATGTCTCTGGTGCTACATGCGCCGTCGCAGGAAACAATACGCCCCCCAACaaaaacctccccaacccggAAGCGGCGCCCCTTCACGCTACAGCACCCgctcccgcccccaccaTACCTTCTACGACGACACAAACAGTCAACACacagccccaaccccatcctaCCGCTCCCAACGCTCCCATCGATCCTCCTCCCGGATGCACCACAACACCATTCCCGAGCACGCCGAAGCACCCCCCGTCCCTCCCAAAGAAAAATCGGTTCCTTACCGTGCCATCCCGCCACCGTACGAGCTATCGGAGGAGCCTTCCCCAAGGCTGGGTGGTGGGTACGGGAAGAGAAGCCAGAGCTTGCTGCATAGTCCGGGCAGTGTGAGGACGTATGAAAGTAAAAAGAGccatgggaggggggatagcGGGGTGATGTACGGGGTGGGGATTCAAGTTCCCATCGGGACGAGGGCGCCggccgagctggaggcggaggtgccGGTTGAGAGGGAAAGGGCGGCGAGTCCGGAGAGTGGGATGACGGGGTGGACGGGGGTCACGCAGGCTACGGGGAGTAGTGGCGGGTTGACGGATacgaggctggggaggggggcggcgAGTCcgttggggtggttgtga
- a CDS encoding hypothetical protein (EggNog:ENOG503P5AF; COG:A), translating into MSSFVPVNPRPFLQDLVNKDVIVRLKWNETEYKGRLVSIDSYMNIQLANTEEFIEQKFTGTLGQVLIRCNNVLYVRGAEGGDKGGDTKMEE; encoded by the exons atgTCCTCCTTCGTCCCCGTCAACCCCCGGCCCTTCCTCCAAGACCTCGTCAACAAGGACGTGATCGTCCGCCTAAAGTGGAACGAGACAGAGTACAAGGGGAGATTAGTC agCATCGACTCCTACATGAACATCCAGCTCGCCAACACGGAGGAGTTCATTGAGCAAAAGTTCACGGGCACCCTCGGCCAGGTCCTGATCCGGTGTAATAATGTGCTTTATGTAAGGGGTGCTGAGGGGGGGGACAAAGGGGGGGATAcgaagatggaggagtgA
- a CDS encoding hypothetical protein (COG:H; BUSCO:EOG09260SAH; EggNog:ENOG503NVXA), with product MSYSGALNPASEDYESRPHYYIGQHDSDRCEVLDDDQYNQVLNSGFNFVTAPITNQHFFRRVVDQHKEFLKERQEWNDRLAPAQRTNPSLPVPIVPTLTDEDTSLYPSHHIGSFITYASPWIDLCSTDPYISGVSRQVLNMEVAYANFCGARTIVIPGPRQDESGRGIAQFARAIQEALLQVTRANLIIHLPMYREPLLEEKCETLSDIFDGSRMDADPKKEIDIFTSWDSWHTIRSVCEYSSRLFLALRIPRRVPEKNLQERWFSEPLHFLTIGQSIFQSNRAGSPTLTKHHQDLINRYMRLKNAPWIILNDVGPNAEDLGAARAIKAIEYPSLAEASKALQERKPKSGLNEYVSYMKYLERQQPPYTAMETPALTSFQDWLQSPLQPLADNLESATYEVFEGDPVKYDQYEAAIKEAMAEWKILKKPSALGTESEPYNPELVCAVAGAGRGPLVTRVLRAAQATNTKIQLWAVEKNQNAFVYLLNKNKREWDGQVTLVKTDMRGWGGPVPRGSSTPCKVDILVTELLGSFGDNELSPECLDGIQNHLFQPSGMSIPHSYTAHLSPISTPRLFADIASRESDPHAFEIPYVVRLFQLDFNAQKVPNHPRFQQAWEFVHPVGVNRADEFAAEYGFGRKYVTPGGGAMYGSNGTNEHNARRCHLTFVCPTRGVTHGLAGYFESTLYESQLEGGGEGKRVEISILPDQIDRKSKDMISWFPIFFPLKKPLYFPQDAELEVSMWRQTDDTKVWYEWLIEVYAWVGPQTRIKVGASEMHSSKKVACLM from the exons ATGTCGTATTCAGGAGCCCTCAACCCGGCCTCGGAGGACTACGAGTCCCGTCCTCATTACTACATTGGCCAGCACGACTCGGACCGGTGCGAGgtcctcgacgacgaccagTACAACCAGGTTCTTAACAGTGGA TTCAACTTTGTCACTGCCCCAATCACCAATCAGCATTTCTTCCGGAGGGTTGTCGACCAGCACAAGGAATTTCTCAAGGAGAGGCAAGAATGGAACGACCGTCTGGCTCCGGCTCAAAGGACGAACCCGTCTCTGCCAGTACCCATCGTGCCTACACTGACAGATGAGGACACCTCGCTGTACCCAAGCCACCACATCGGCTCCTTCATCACCTATGCCAGCCCATGGATCGACCTTTGCTCCACAGACCCGTATATCTCGGGCGTCTCTCGCCAGGTCCTCAACATGGAGGTCGCCTATGCCAACTTCTGCGGTGCCAGGACCATCGTGATCCCCGGGCCTAGGCAAGATGAGAGCGGCCGTGGTATTGCTCAGTTTGCCCGTGCGATTCAGGAGGCGTTGCTTCAGGTGACAAGGGCTAACCTGATCATTCACCTGCCCATGTACCGCGAGCCcctgttggaggagaagtgCGAAACGCTCTCGGATATCTTTGACGGGAGCCGTATGGACGCTGACCCCAAGAAAGAGATTGACATCTTCACTTCATGGGACTCATGGCACACCATCCGCTCAGTATGCGAGTACTCGAGCAGATTattcctcgccctccgcaTTCCTCGCCGTGTGCCGGAAAAGAACCTCCAGGAGCGGTGGTTCTCGGAGCCATTGCACTTCTTGACCATCGGCCAGTCCATCTTTCAGTCCAACCGAGCCGGCAGCCCAACTCTCACCAAGCACCACCAAGATCTCATCAACCGTTACATGCGTCTCAAGAACGCCCCCTGGATCATCCTGAATGACGTCGGCCCCAACGCCGAAGACCTCGGCGCCGCCCGTGCCATCAAAGCGATCGAGtacccctccctcgccgaagCAAGCAAAGCCCTCCAGGAACGCAAGCCCAAGTCGGGCCTGAACGAGTACGTCTCGTACATGAAGTACCTCGAgcgccaacaacccccctacACGGCCATGGAAACCCCAGCCTTGACTAGTTTTCAAGACTGGCTCCAGtcccccctccagcccctcgCCGACAACCTCGAGTCAGCCACCTACGAGGTCTTCGAGGGCGACCCGGTCAAATACGACCAGTACGaagccgccatcaaggaagCCATGGCCGAGTGGAAGATCCTCAAGAAGCCCTCGGCCCTCGGGACAGAGAGCGAGCCTTACAACCCAGAACTCGTCTGTGCTGTCGCCGGCGCCGGCCGTGGGCCTCTTGTTACTCGTGTCCTCCGCGCAGCACAggcaaccaacaccaagatccAACTCTGGGCCGTGGAGAAGAACCAGAACGCGTTTGTCTACCTCttgaacaagaacaagcgGGAGTGGGACGGGCAGGTGACACTCGTCAAGACAGACATGCGCGGCTGGGGCGGGCCGGTTCCCCGGGGGTCGTCTACGCCGTGCAAAGTTGACATACTGGTGACGGAGCTCCTTGGTTCGTTTGGAGACAATGAGCTGTCGCCTGAATGTCTGGATGGCATCCAGAACCATCTCTTTCAACCGAGCGGGATGTCTATCCCTCACAGCTACACcgcccacctctccccaatcTCCACCCCGAGGCTGTTTGCTGACATCGCCTCCCGCGAGTCAGACCCGCACGCGTTTGAGATCCCTTATGTTGTTAGGTTGTTTCAGCTGGATTTCAACGCGCAAAAGGTCCCTAATCACCCGAGGTTTCAGCAGGCGTGGGAGTTTGTTCATCCTGTTGGTGTCAACAGGGCGGACGAGTTTGCTGCTGAGtatgggtttgggaggaagTATGTCACTCCCGGCGGGGGGGCGATGTATGGGAGTAATGGGACGAATGAGCATAATGCCAGGCGCTGTCACTTGACGTTTGTTTGCCCTACGCGGGGTGTTACTCACGGGTTGGCGGGGTATTTTGAGTCGACGCTTTATGAGAGCcagttggagggggggggggaggggaaaagggtggAGATTAGCATCTTGCCTGATCAGATCGATAGGAAGAGTAAGGATATGATTAGTTGGTTTCCCATCTTTTTTCCGCTCAAG AAACCGCTGTACTTTCCTCAGGACGCCGAGTTGGAGGTTAGCATGTGGAGGCAGACGGACGACACAAAGGTTTGGTATGAGTGGCTGATCGAGGTGTACGCCTGGGTTGGGCCGCAGACGAGGATCAAGGTGGGGGCGAGCGAGATGCATAGTAGTAAGAAGGTTGCTTGTTTGATGTAG